Sequence from the Microtus pennsylvanicus isolate mMicPen1 chromosome 12, mMicPen1.hap1, whole genome shotgun sequence genome:
AGACTAAACCCTGTTTTCGAGGGAAAGAGCCTCAATACTTAGATCCTCTCTACTCAGTGACACATCAAATTTATCAACAGTAGACATGAAAAAGGAGAAAGGTTGGAAGTACTCTTTCAAGCAATAAATAATGGTCATTTTGAACCAAATTGTTTTTCCATAATAAATCCTCTGTAGGAACTTGGGTGAGGGAAGGGTTGAGAAAGCGGGGTAGAATTAAGGCTTGTGGGGATTGGGGCCAAACAACGGGAAACTGAAGGCTTTTCCAGAATCACTGGAGAATGGGAAGGCTTGAAAGCGGGTGGTCAAGTAATTGTGGGCCTGAGACCTGAGCTTCACCGGGTGTCACCTCAAAGTGCGCTCGGACCGCATGATGTCAAGCCTACAGTAAGCTAGGGCCAGGATTCATTCGGAGGGCTGAAAATGGGACCACGACTTCACGCCCGAGTCCAGGCTTATGAGGGTCCTACAGATTAATCCGGGTCTGAAGTCTGAGGAACTCGGATGGGCGGGGGTAGGGGACACGACTGGGCGGTGTGGATCTGAAAGCTCGGATTCCTTCAGAGGTCCCGGGTCTGACGACCGCTCGGCACACCAGAACCACACCTGAAGAACAACTTCGGAATTGCCGGCCGCGGCCGCAGGAAGTAGATCTGTGGTTGGACGCGGGAGCCGAGATCCGGCTGGCTGTCAATTCTCTCGCGCCGGAAGTCCGTGCCAGAGGCAGTGGGCTCCTTGGCAACAGAGTCCAAATTCGAGCCCAGATCCCATTTGACTGAAGGCCTTCTGGGCTGTGTGGAGGAACCTAACAGGCCGGCGAAGGACTCGGGAAGGTTAGCTATGCCAAAAACCATGCTGGAAGAGCGCGCGGACGCCGAGCGACTATCTATATTGAAGTCTAAGGCGGAGCTCTGCGCGTTGCCCTGGAGACAAGCAAGGGGCGGAGCCTGCAGGCTGCAGACCTCCAAATCTTTGTGACTCTCGGTAGGGTGTTGCCTAGGAGACGCTTGAGGGGGCGGGGCCTGAAGGCGGCCGCCCTGAGGTCGACCCTTCCGGCTGTCTGAGACGCGCTGCCAGGCGCGTTTCCGTGGAGACGGGCCGGTATGTTGTGCTGCAGCCTTCCCGGCTTCTCCGAGAGGTCTGATGATTGCTCGAGTGCTACGACGCTACGTCCGGGTGCAGAGCAGGCCGCGGCTTCCCCATAGGCCCAGAACAGCCCTTTGTTGCGCGAGGAGAAGCCGTTGCTACCGAGATCCAGGGTCATGACGGACCCTCTCGGAGACCATCGCCCGCGGCTCTGCCCTGCGGTCGCTTCCTGAAAGACTCCCGCGGCTCTGCGGCTGAGAGGTAAGATGATCGGAGCCCTGTCTCCACGTAGAGAGCCATTCTAAGCCAATTCCCTAGGAAGCGTCCTAGACTTGAAGTGGCACCTCCTGCCCATCAACTTGTGGACTCTGGTCCAGTTTATAACCCAGAATTTAACCAAAGCCCCACCTATATTTGCCAACTTTCTCCCGAAAGAACTTGCTGTCTGACGATGAACAAAACTTGTTTTCCTCGAGTCTCACTTTCCACGAGTGACAAATTAACTAGATGTCAAAGGCCTCATTGGCCATAAAGTGCGAAAGCAGCCGCGACCaagtttctctctccttcctcctcaatCCAAACTGTTCATTTTTGTGGGGAATGATACTGGGCCTGTTCTTTTGttgtgggttgttttgtttttaaagaatttcagtagtccaggctggtctagaactcccccgtcttttgcctcagtttccccatctgctcTATGCCCTCCTGTCTGTGTTGGCTTCAGACCATCTTTACAACTCTATAGCCCCCCCGCCTTTACGTGTCATTCCCACAAGGATCTGCATTTTAACCTCTCTACACGCCCTTGGATTGTCTCGTTTCATCACCTCTTTATAAGGTAGACATCTTGCCCCGTtgatcaacattttaaaaatcttatttggCTCTATTTTCTAAAGTTGTACAACACTTTATTCTGTACAACAGAATGTTCCAGTGAGCCAAGCAAAGGAGGTTTGTGGGTTTGTGGATAGAAAAGGACTTGaggacagaaacaaaaacactggTCACTTCAAAGTTACACTCCTTGGAAGGCCGGAACAGGGAGACAGACCTGTAGGAACATGACTGACTGGCCTGATGTTACTTCGGATGACCCTTTGTTGTGGGAGGATTTTAATAAGACGTCCCTTATACTAGCGGAAACTGGCCTGCTTGGGAAATTTGCTTGTTCTCTCTGTAATCCCATTTTCCCAAAGGTTAATTTTAAGTAAACAGCTCTGTTTCTTtgccaaaggaaaaaaacctaAAGAGACCCTGTAGCTTGTTTCCCTGGCTCTTTATTCAGTGTAGGGGGCAGAAAACAGCACCCTTGTGTCCAGAGCCCCCCaccttcctcttctgcctcctgagtgctgtgttcCAGGTGAGCACCGCCGGGCATCACTTTCACTTGGTCTCAGTTGACTTAGGGTCATTAATGTTGGAAGGTGcaaagtcgggcggtggtggcgcacgcctttaatcccagcactcaggaggcagagcaggcggatctctgtgagttcgaggccagcctggtctaaaagagctagttccaggacaggctccaaaagctacagagaaaccttgtttcgaaaaaacaaacaaaaatgttgaaGGCACAGCTGAGCAAAATACATGACGAGTTTCTCATTAGCTTTGTGTCCAGTTGTGTGGGTACTCTCTAGGGACCAAGACCCTGGTGAGTACCACCTGTTCTCCGGAAGCTCTTTAGGACCTGGCCTGAACCCATCCCAGTAAACCCAAGTTGCTCCTTCCTTTGTCCCATGGTCTCTCCGACCATGGCTGACCCCCTTCCACTCACTAGCTGAAGTCCCTTTAAAGACTATCCCGTGCTCCTCTCGTGGTTGACTGTTCTCGTTTCCATTGTTTTCTGTGTGAAAAGACCCCCCCAACAATCCAGTAACTTTAGTGTAACTAACGTGTTCCCTGACCGCTGCTCAGAGAAGGCCTTGGCTAGCCTTGGAGACCCAGCCGTCCACTTCTCAGAACTCTTCTCAGTTCTTACCCTTCTCCACCCTCCTTTCCACAGTGTTCAGTAGACACAGCTTGGCAGAAAGATGGACATGTAACCCAGCACCAGCTGTTGACCTGTCTGTCACCTTGATGACTTCTCCTTTGGGTGCCTTCGCAGTCCAGTTCCCACAGCCTTCAATCAGTGGCCTCTCACAGATCACCAAGAGCCTGTTCATCAGCAATGGTGTGGCTGCCAACAACAAGCTCCTGCTGTCCAGCAATCAGATCACCACGGTCATCAACGTCTCAGTAGAGGTAGCCAACACCTTCTACGAGGATATCCAGTACGTGCAGGTGCCTGTGATTGATGCGCCCATTGCGCGTCTCTGCGATTTCTTCGACCCCATCGCTGACCATATCCATTCCGTGGAGATGAAGCAGGGCCGCACCCTGCTGCACTGTGCTGCTGGTGTGAGCCGCTCCCCTGCCCTGTGCCTCGCCTACCTCATGAAATACCACGCCATGACCCTTCTAGATGCCCACACGTGGACCAAATCATGCCGGCCCATCATTCGACCCAACAGTGGCTTTTGGGAGCAGCTCATCCGTTATGAGTTCCAGCTGTTTGGCAAGAATACAATGCACATGATTAACTCTCCGATGGGACTGATCCCAGACATCTACGAGAAGGAGATCCGTTTTATGATTCCACTGTAAGCCAACCCAACCAGCTCCTATATCAGGGTCAGCAGTACAGATCTGTCATTAATAGTATACAAGTATACTTGAACACTCTACTTGTGTTGCTGCAGGAGCACACCAGATGGTGCTTTTCATAAGGGCAAGAATAGAGCATTGCCATAACTTTTCACCTCCTAATCCACAGGTTTGGGGGGTACATGCCTTAGatggctgaagcagaaagattgcaaggtgagtttgaggccagcctggacaacatagtgagaccctgtctcaaaaaacaaacaaacaactcaacAATTACTGCCCTGTAGTATGTGTCTTTAGATATTAAATTCTTTGGTTAGAGCATGGTGAGGGTAACTCTTCTGTGAGTGGTAGGTCACAGCTACTGTCTGGAGGATGGGGGAGGCAAATGGTGGCCATGCCAAAGAGACCAGTGCACAGTGCATATGGCAGCCTTGGGATCCTGCAGCTCTCCCCTAGATGACCAATCTAGAGATGACTCTGCCAAAATCCCACCTCGTTCATTCCTTAAGCATCCTGGTGCTCTCCAGTGTCTCACAGTAAGTGCCAACCTAATAGACCATGGGGCCTCCCCTCCACCTTCACCACAGTGGCCCAACACTGGTCTTCCAGGCCAGACTTGCACAGGGCGTGGATCACAGCGCTGCTCCGATCAGCAGTACTCATCCGGAAGGCCGTCCTGTCTACACACAGCCCTTTGTTTATGTGTCTCAGAAGCCTctgtgagagagaagaaatagcTTAATCTTTGCTAAGCCTCATCTGAGAAGTTTGCCAGAGCTTCCAATGTGCAGCCTAGGATGCACGCCCAGCTTTCTCCAAAAGGCCTTATGCAGAATTGCAGACCGTGAGATCCAGTGTCCCAGGCTGCCTGACTGTTCAGGAGTTATGGGGACAGAGGTCAGGACAAGTGAGTTGACTCCAGGAGGCCCTGAAATTCAGGGTTGCTCAGAATTCCTTAGTGTCAGGACCCAACTCAAGAAGGTTGTGTTTGGTTGAAGAGGTGATCCcaggggcggtggtggtgcaagcctttaatcctagcactcaggaaagcaagtggatctctgtgagtttgaggccagcctggtttacaagaactagttccaggacagctaggactgttacacagagaaaccctgtctcaaaaaaaaaaaaagaactaaactaaataataataataattaaaaaaaaagaggagtccCATGTAGTCCTTGAGCTCCTTATCTCTTGCTTGTACTTAAGGAATGCTGGGGCCattggtgtgtgccaccatgccctgcaaaGACTAGTGCTCCACTTAACTTTTATGGTATAacaccaaaagcagcttgggggaggaaagggtttctttgactTACAGGTccacacagtccatcatgaagagacgtcaggacaggaactcaaggcaggaactgaagcagaagcaaggaggaatgctgtttattggcttgctccttccccatggcttgctcagcccagtTTGTTGTACAGTGCGGGACCACCTGCCCGGGCTGGCAGAGCCGAGAGCAGGCTACACCCTCTCCCAAATTATTCTTGCATTATTAGTCCAGAagccccacagacatgctcacctAGTGGAGGGACCctttcctaggtgactctagtttatgtcacGTTGGCAATCAAACCAGTTGGTCTgatctagagctttcagatggtTTATGAGCAAACAACAGCACGGCTGCCCTGCTGGGTGGCTTGATGCGGTGCTGTGCATCTCGAGTGCTGT
This genomic interval carries:
- the Dusp18 gene encoding dual specificity protein phosphatase 18 → MTSPLGAFAVQFPQPSISGLSQITKSLFISNGVAANNKLLLSSNQITTVINVSVEVANTFYEDIQYVQVPVIDAPIARLCDFFDPIADHIHSVEMKQGRTLLHCAAGVSRSPALCLAYLMKYHAMTLLDAHTWTKSCRPIIRPNSGFWEQLIRYEFQLFGKNTMHMINSPMGLIPDIYEKEIRFMIPL